A window of Natrinema versiforme contains these coding sequences:
- the polX gene encoding DNA polymerase/3'-5' exonuclease PolX, translating to MTTNAELAARFEEFADLLEADGVDYKPRAYRRAAENIRSHPSPLADRIEAGDHETVENIDGVGDAISSKIIEYVETGSIDELEELRADLPIDIADITRIEGVGPKTAGKLYRELGVQTLDDLEAAAEAGEVQEVKGFGPKTEQNILENLEFARTVGQRQLLGEARPLADDVLEFLELIDAVERCEVAGSIRRWRETIGDVDVLAATDAGEDVVEAFVGWRSVDDEIESGPEKASIRIGESRVDLRVVVPEEFGSALQYFTGSKDHNVALRNYAIDRGMKLNEYGAFDVSEIEDPESGQRVGERVAGETEEGMYDALGLPWIPPELRTDRGEITAAERGELPALITRDDIRGDLHSHTEWSDGNTDVAAMVEAAAERGYDYFGIADHAEGPGIVGGMGLSDTEILEYAEEIRAVGEEAEIEVFAGIEANVDADGEIDLSAEVIETLDVIVASTHSALDQDAETATERLVHAIENPAIDVLGHPSGRLLNERSGLEFDATALGEAAAAHDTALEVNANPRRLDLWGSAVQAALEEGAPISVNTDSHQPSTLEYMRWGVHTARRGWAEPDDVINTWAVGDLREFLH from the coding sequence ATGACGACCAACGCCGAACTCGCCGCCCGCTTCGAGGAGTTCGCCGACCTGCTCGAGGCCGACGGCGTCGACTACAAACCCCGCGCGTACCGGCGCGCAGCCGAGAACATCCGCTCGCACCCGTCGCCGCTCGCCGATCGGATCGAGGCCGGCGATCACGAGACCGTCGAGAACATCGACGGGGTCGGCGACGCCATCTCCTCGAAGATTATCGAGTACGTCGAGACCGGCTCGATCGACGAACTCGAGGAACTGCGGGCCGATCTCCCGATCGACATCGCTGATATCACCCGCATCGAGGGCGTCGGCCCCAAGACCGCGGGGAAGCTCTACCGCGAACTCGGCGTCCAGACGTTAGACGACCTCGAGGCGGCCGCCGAGGCCGGCGAGGTACAGGAGGTCAAGGGATTCGGCCCGAAGACCGAGCAGAATATCCTCGAGAACCTCGAGTTCGCCCGGACCGTCGGCCAGCGCCAGTTGCTGGGCGAGGCGCGACCGCTCGCCGACGACGTGCTCGAATTCCTCGAGTTGATCGACGCGGTCGAGCGCTGCGAGGTGGCGGGGTCGATCCGCCGGTGGCGCGAGACGATCGGCGACGTGGACGTGCTCGCGGCGACTGACGCCGGCGAGGACGTCGTCGAGGCGTTCGTCGGATGGAGGTCGGTCGACGACGAGATCGAATCCGGCCCCGAGAAGGCGAGCATCCGTATCGGCGAGAGTCGCGTCGATCTGCGCGTGGTCGTCCCCGAAGAGTTCGGCTCCGCCCTGCAGTACTTCACGGGGAGCAAGGACCACAACGTTGCCCTGCGCAACTACGCGATCGACCGCGGGATGAAGCTCAACGAGTACGGCGCCTTCGATGTAAGCGAAATCGAGGACCCGGAGAGCGGGCAGCGCGTCGGCGAGCGCGTCGCCGGCGAGACCGAGGAAGGGATGTACGACGCGCTCGGCCTGCCGTGGATCCCGCCGGAACTCAGAACGGATCGCGGCGAAATCACCGCCGCGGAACGCGGCGAGCTACCGGCGCTGATCACTCGAGACGATATCCGCGGCGACCTGCACAGCCACACCGAGTGGTCCGACGGCAACACCGACGTTGCCGCGATGGTCGAGGCCGCCGCCGAGCGGGGCTACGACTACTTCGGCATCGCCGACCACGCCGAGGGACCCGGGATCGTCGGCGGCATGGGGCTCTCCGATACCGAGATCCTCGAGTACGCCGAGGAAATTCGTGCGGTCGGCGAGGAGGCTGAGATCGAGGTCTTCGCCGGCATCGAAGCGAACGTCGACGCCGACGGCGAGATCGACCTCTCCGCGGAGGTGATCGAGACGCTGGACGTGATCGTCGCCTCGACCCACAGCGCGCTCGACCAGGACGCCGAAACCGCCACCGAGCGGCTCGTCCACGCCATCGAGAACCCGGCGATCGACGTACTGGGCCATCCCAGCGGCCGCCTGCTCAACGAGCGCTCCGGCCTCGAGTTCGACGCGACCGCGCTCGGGGAAGCCGCCGCCGCTCACGACACCGCACTCGAGGTCAACGCCAATCCCCGCCGGCTGGACCTGTGGGGCAGCGCCGTCCAAGCCGCCCTCGAGGAGGGCGCGCCGATTTCGGTCAACACGGACTCCCACCAGCCCTCGACGCTCGAGTACATGCGCTGGGGCGTCCACACCGCGCGCCGCGGGTGGGCCGAACCCGACGATGTGATCAACACGTGGGCGGTCGGGGACCTCCGCGAGTTCCTTCACTGA
- a CDS encoding DUF192 domain-containing protein encodes MRLVHDPVSADDESSDDDTDRDARVLATQVDLADSIVSQTLGLMFRRSIPDDYALAFQFGSAKTRDLHMLFVFFPIDAVWIADGVVRRVETLRPWRSFARAEADLIVELPAGTAADVEPGDRLGLESE; translated from the coding sequence GTGCGACTCGTCCACGACCCGGTCTCTGCTGACGACGAATCCAGCGATGATGATACCGACCGCGACGCTCGGGTACTGGCGACGCAGGTCGACCTCGCGGACTCGATCGTGAGCCAGACGCTGGGGCTCATGTTCCGGCGATCGATTCCGGACGACTACGCGCTGGCGTTCCAGTTCGGGTCGGCGAAGACGCGGGACCTCCACATGCTGTTCGTCTTCTTCCCCATCGACGCCGTCTGGATCGCCGACGGCGTCGTCCGGCGCGTCGAGACGCTCCGCCCGTGGCGGAGCTTCGCTCGCGCGGAAGCGGACCTGATCGTCGAACTCCCCGCCGGCACCGCGGCCGATGTCGAACCCGGCGACCGACTGGGTCTCGAGAGCGAGTGA
- a CDS encoding SDR family oxidoreductase, with amino-acid sequence MATAEDVERTADDGPDGTVVEDDRGRETAGTDDDRYTRKKSVLITGCSSGIGRATAQAFLAENWQVFATARNVDDIAALGEAGCETLELDVTDPEQVASVVERVVDIAGAIDCVVNNAGYAQMGPLEDIATVDLHRQFDVNVYGPHRLTRAALPHMRAQGAGRIVNVSSIIGRISFPGAGSYAGSKHALEAMSDSLRAEVDEFGIDVVVIEPGPVETNFSDRVDEELPEDERTPAYESLYDLYDEAQLIGGGGGGPFASDPEDVAKAIVESATSPDPPARYPVGPLAQYGVYARYLPDRLRDAVYGLLRKLV; translated from the coding sequence ATGGCCACCGCTGAGGACGTCGAGAGGACAGCCGATGACGGGCCGGACGGGACCGTCGTCGAGGACGACCGCGGCCGCGAGACCGCCGGGACCGACGACGATCGCTACACGCGCAAGAAATCGGTCCTCATCACCGGCTGCTCGTCGGGGATCGGCCGCGCGACTGCCCAGGCCTTCCTCGCCGAGAACTGGCAGGTCTTCGCGACGGCGCGCAACGTCGACGACATCGCGGCCCTCGGGGAGGCGGGCTGTGAAACCCTCGAGTTGGACGTTACCGATCCCGAACAGGTCGCGTCGGTCGTCGAGCGGGTCGTCGATATCGCCGGCGCGATCGACTGCGTCGTCAACAACGCCGGCTACGCCCAGATGGGGCCGCTCGAGGACATCGCGACGGTCGACCTCCACCGGCAGTTCGACGTCAACGTCTACGGCCCCCACCGGCTCACCCGTGCCGCGCTGCCGCACATGCGCGCACAGGGCGCGGGCCGGATCGTCAACGTCTCGAGCATCATCGGTCGGATCTCGTTCCCCGGTGCGGGTTCCTACGCCGGCTCGAAACACGCGCTCGAGGCGATGAGCGACTCCCTGCGCGCCGAGGTCGACGAGTTCGGAATCGACGTCGTCGTGATCGAACCCGGTCCGGTCGAGACGAACTTCTCCGACCGCGTCGACGAAGAACTGCCCGAAGACGAGCGGACGCCGGCCTACGAGTCGCTATACGACCTCTACGACGAGGCCCAACTGATCGGCGGCGGGGGCGGCGGTCCGTTCGCATCCGATCCCGAAGACGTCGCGAAAGCGATCGTCGAATCCGCGACCAGCCCCGATCCGCCGGCGCGGTACCCGGTCGGCCCGCTCGCCCAGTACGGCGTCTACGCGCGCTACCTGCCGGATCGACTGCGCGATGCGGTCTACGGCCTGCTTCGAAAACTCGTCTGA
- a CDS encoding DUF5788 family protein produces MQEYERKQLLERVEREGATVGADIPETITVQGEEIDLRTFVFEIKRRETVPAGERDRVEQAKRNLRRERLERLERIEEGDISREVGDELAQSIIGIDRALNALESLGPTDLEREQQVQQAQDRKRWMSFLKKALGQDDDTSSRRGR; encoded by the coding sequence GTGCAAGAGTACGAGCGCAAGCAACTGCTCGAGCGCGTCGAGCGCGAGGGCGCGACCGTCGGCGCGGACATCCCGGAGACGATCACGGTCCAGGGGGAGGAGATCGACCTCCGGACGTTCGTCTTCGAGATCAAGCGCCGCGAGACGGTCCCGGCCGGCGAACGCGACCGCGTCGAGCAGGCAAAGCGGAACCTGCGACGCGAGCGGCTCGAGCGACTCGAGCGGATCGAGGAGGGCGACATCAGCCGCGAGGTGGGCGACGAACTCGCCCAGAGCATCATCGGCATCGATCGGGCGTTAAACGCCCTCGAGAGTCTGGGACCGACGGACTTAGAGCGCGAGCAGCAGGTCCAGCAGGCCCAGGACCGCAAGCGCTGGATGTCGTTCCTCAAGAAGGCGCTGGGACAGGACGACGACACCAGTTCCCGGAGGGGCCGATGA
- a CDS encoding CPBP family intramembrane glutamic endopeptidase yields the protein MSRSNSITLAAAVVAGWIALEFALRRGLVIAAAAVGVDPGLVDALVLAIGFPAIAAVLSWYALERGQDRERWGWDWTPRALGAGVLAALVGFVLVAGAAQVDSALFGLDESATTRGDGLSAAIALLLLVGNGVVVPIAEEQVWRGIVQTNLVDGWGVPAGIAVTALLFAGKHVIVDLSVIRITTLLTLGFLFGVVRHRWGTASSTVTHVLINTVSTVGLVAAAFG from the coding sequence ATGAGCAGATCGAACTCGATCACACTCGCCGCCGCCGTCGTCGCCGGATGGATCGCCCTCGAGTTCGCGCTTCGACGCGGCCTCGTCATCGCCGCCGCTGCCGTCGGCGTTGACCCGGGGTTGGTCGACGCCCTCGTCCTCGCGATCGGCTTCCCAGCCATCGCGGCGGTCCTCTCTTGGTACGCACTCGAGCGGGGACAGGACCGCGAGCGGTGGGGCTGGGACTGGACGCCGCGAGCCCTCGGAGCCGGCGTCCTCGCGGCGCTCGTCGGCTTCGTGCTGGTCGCCGGTGCTGCACAGGTCGATTCGGCGCTGTTCGGCCTCGACGAGAGCGCGACGACGCGCGGCGACGGACTGTCCGCGGCGATCGCGCTCCTGTTGCTCGTCGGGAACGGGGTCGTCGTCCCGATCGCGGAGGAGCAGGTCTGGCGGGGGATCGTCCAGACGAACCTCGTCGACGGCTGGGGCGTCCCTGCGGGGATCGCGGTGACGGCACTCCTGTTCGCCGGCAAGCACGTGATCGTGGATCTGTCGGTGATCCGCATCACGACGCTGCTGACCCTCGGCTTCCTCTTCGGCGTCGTCCGTCATCGCTGGGGAACCGCCAGCAGCACGGTGACACACGTCCTGATCAACACCGTCTCGACGGTCGGTCTCGTCGCGGCGGCGTTCGGCTGA
- a CDS encoding (R)-citramalate synthase: protein MPVPHSAEQTIESDRTVRLLDTTLRDGEQAPGVSLSPDEKVEIARSLERAGVSVIEAGSACTGAGERQAISRVTDLDLDARVTSFCRGMKGDIDLALECDVDGVHIVVPASDRHVEGKVGTSREDNLEKTAELVAYAKDHDLWVEVIGEDGSRADLDYLEELAETSLDAGADRFCFADTVGHTGPEHTYEAVSRLAELGPVSAHTHDDLGLGVTNVLAAISAGADLVHCTVNGLGERAGNVALEEVAIALSHVYDLETLELEELYDLAQIVSRATGVQLAPNKAVIGENAFTHESGIHTDGTLKDDKMYEPYAPETVGRERRLALGKHTGRAGVKATLEEHGVEADDDEIAEIANRVTELGDRGRRVTDADLLAVAEDVTGDDRERVVDLLDLTATSGGAVPTASIRLAVDGEERVASGTGSGPVDAAVSAVREALGSMADAELESYHVDAVTGGTDAVVTVEVTMVRNDRSVTVARSEADITRASVTAMVDALDRLLASDQQPLAPADD from the coding sequence GTGCCCGTACCTCACTCCGCCGAACAGACGATCGAATCGGACCGTACAGTGCGCCTTCTCGACACGACGCTTCGCGACGGCGAACAAGCGCCGGGCGTCTCGCTTTCCCCCGACGAGAAAGTCGAGATCGCCCGCTCGTTAGAGCGAGCCGGCGTCTCCGTCATCGAAGCCGGCAGCGCCTGTACCGGGGCGGGTGAGCGACAGGCGATTTCGCGGGTGACCGACCTCGATCTGGACGCCCGCGTCACCAGTTTCTGTCGCGGGATGAAAGGCGACATCGACCTCGCGCTCGAGTGTGACGTCGACGGCGTCCACATCGTCGTCCCCGCCAGCGACCGTCACGTCGAGGGCAAGGTCGGCACCTCCCGCGAGGACAACCTCGAGAAAACCGCCGAACTCGTCGCCTACGCGAAAGACCACGACCTCTGGGTCGAGGTCATCGGCGAGGACGGCTCCCGGGCGGATCTGGACTACCTTGAGGAGCTAGCCGAAACGTCGCTCGACGCGGGTGCGGATCGGTTCTGCTTCGCCGACACCGTCGGTCACACGGGGCCGGAACACACCTACGAAGCCGTCTCCCGACTCGCCGAACTCGGCCCGGTCAGCGCACACACCCACGATGACCTCGGACTGGGCGTGACCAACGTGCTCGCAGCCATCTCCGCCGGTGCAGACCTCGTTCACTGCACCGTCAACGGGCTGGGCGAGCGCGCCGGCAACGTCGCCTTAGAGGAAGTCGCGATCGCCCTCTCACACGTCTACGACCTCGAAACGCTCGAACTCGAGGAGCTGTACGATCTCGCACAGATCGTCTCTCGGGCGACGGGGGTTCAACTCGCGCCGAACAAGGCCGTCATCGGCGAGAACGCCTTCACCCACGAGAGCGGCATCCACACCGACGGCACCCTCAAGGACGACAAGATGTACGAGCCCTACGCGCCCGAAACCGTCGGCCGTGAGCGCCGGCTCGCGCTGGGCAAACACACCGGCCGCGCGGGCGTCAAGGCCACCCTCGAGGAACACGGCGTCGAGGCCGACGACGACGAAATCGCCGAGATAGCGAACCGCGTGACCGAACTCGGCGACCGCGGCCGCCGGGTGACCGACGCCGACCTCCTCGCCGTCGCCGAGGACGTGACCGGTGACGACCGCGAGCGCGTCGTCGATCTGCTCGATCTCACTGCCACCAGCGGGGGTGCCGTTCCGACCGCGAGCATCCGACTGGCCGTCGACGGCGAGGAACGCGTCGCCAGCGGCACCGGCTCCGGTCCCGTCGACGCTGCCGTCTCCGCCGTCCGCGAGGCGCTCGGCTCGATGGCCGACGCCGAACTCGAGTCCTATCACGTCGACGCCGTGACCGGTGGGACCGACGCCGTCGTCACCGTCGAGGTGACGATGGTTCGCAACGACCGCTCGGTGACGGTCGCCCGCAGCGAGGCCGACATCACTCGCGCGAGCGTCACGGCGATGGTCGACGCGCTCGACCGACTGCTCGCGTCCGACCAGCAGCCGCTCGCACCGGCCGACGACTGA
- a CDS encoding rhomboid family intramembrane serine protease: MAKCDVCGKDENMPYNCRHCGGTFCADHRLPENHDCSGLQNWNDPQGVFDSGFDDSVSSGGNTSRASSLMDKLPIDTGPGGPLAYFRGNATYTFLLLIWVTYALQAAALIVGGVSLHQSLFVLSSQHPEYVWTWVTSIFAHSPFLLPGGSFFHIVGNSIVIFFFGPLVERYVGSRNFSILFIVSGVLAGLGQIGITAAQGSSTAVLGASGAALAILGVLTILNPGLKVYLYFILPVPIWLLTAGYAFISVAFLGVGSGGAGGIAHMAHLVGLVIGLAYGEYVKRNRNVSAPNQLQFGGGGPGGPGGPGGRRRF, from the coding sequence ATGGCCAAGTGCGACGTGTGTGGGAAGGACGAAAACATGCCGTACAACTGTCGGCACTGCGGCGGGACCTTCTGTGCCGACCATCGGCTCCCCGAGAACCACGACTGCTCGGGGCTGCAAAACTGGAACGATCCACAGGGCGTCTTCGACAGCGGCTTCGACGACAGCGTCAGTTCCGGTGGGAATACCTCCCGGGCCTCGAGTCTCATGGACAAGCTTCCGATCGATACCGGTCCGGGCGGGCCGCTCGCGTACTTCCGCGGGAACGCGACCTACACGTTCCTGCTCTTGATCTGGGTCACGTACGCGCTTCAGGCCGCCGCTCTGATCGTCGGCGGTGTGTCCCTTCACCAGTCCTTGTTCGTTCTCTCCTCGCAGCATCCGGAGTACGTCTGGACCTGGGTCACGTCCATCTTCGCCCACTCGCCGTTTCTCCTCCCCGGCGGTAGCTTCTTCCACATCGTGGGGAACAGTATCGTGATATTCTTCTTCGGCCCGCTCGTCGAGCGCTACGTCGGGTCCCGGAACTTCTCGATCCTGTTCATCGTTAGTGGCGTCCTCGCCGGACTCGGCCAAATCGGGATCACGGCCGCACAGGGAAGTTCGACTGCCGTCCTCGGAGCCAGCGGTGCCGCACTCGCGATTCTGGGCGTACTGACAATCCTGAACCCCGGGCTCAAGGTGTACCTCTACTTCATCCTCCCGGTTCCGATCTGGCTGCTCACCGCCGGCTACGCGTTCATCAGCGTCGCATTCCTCGGAGTCGGTAGTGGCGGTGCCGGCGGCATCGCCCACATGGCCCACCTCGTCGGGCTCGTGATCGGGCTCGCCTACGGCGAGTACGTCAAGCGAAACCGAAACGTCAGCGCGCCGAACCAGCTCCAGTTCGGCGGTGGCGGCCCTGGCGGACCGGGCGGTCCGGGCGGTCGCCGTCGGTTCTGA
- a CDS encoding endonuclease V, whose protein sequence is MSQPRPDLAPDAGLSRDEMEALQREIADAAVFEDAFAFDPNTISNPLATTSSGGQPPVVVGVDQSFLTNDDGDQDRALSAVVAMRGGEVIERVFAVTPLEIPYIPGLLSFREGAPILAALEELSVDPDLFLFDGSGRIHFRQAGIATHMGVVRDVPSIGVAKSLLCGSPRGDTDDLPEGTTVGIESNSRVDAPDGTLLGYAVQTRQYDSPNRYINPLYVSPGHRVGPDTAADIALALSSSYKLPEPVRLADKYADDAKKTLDD, encoded by the coding sequence ATGAGTCAGCCTCGTCCCGATCTCGCCCCCGACGCCGGCCTCTCGCGCGATGAGATGGAAGCGCTTCAGCGCGAAATCGCCGACGCCGCCGTCTTCGAAGACGCGTTCGCGTTCGACCCCAACACGATCTCGAACCCGCTCGCGACGACCTCGAGCGGGGGACAACCGCCGGTCGTCGTCGGCGTCGACCAGTCGTTTCTCACGAACGACGACGGCGATCAGGACCGCGCGCTGAGCGCCGTCGTCGCGATGCGTGGCGGCGAGGTCATCGAGCGCGTCTTCGCCGTCACGCCCCTCGAGATCCCCTACATCCCTGGCCTCCTCTCCTTTCGCGAAGGCGCGCCGATCCTCGCGGCGCTCGAGGAGTTGTCCGTCGACCCGGACCTGTTCCTGTTCGACGGCAGCGGCCGCATCCACTTCCGGCAGGCCGGCATCGCGACCCACATGGGCGTGGTCAGGGACGTGCCGAGTATCGGCGTCGCTAAGAGCCTGCTCTGTGGGTCTCCCCGCGGAGATACCGACGACCTCCCCGAAGGGACGACGGTCGGCATCGAATCGAACTCCAGAGTCGACGCGCCCGACGGGACCCTGCTCGGCTATGCCGTCCAGACCCGACAGTACGACTCGCCGAACCGGTACATCAACCCGCTCTACGTCAGTCCCGGCCACCGCGTCGGCCCCGACACGGCGGCCGATATCGCACTCGCGCTTTCCTCGTCGTACAAACTCCCGGAGCCGGTCCGACTGGCGGACAAGTACGCAGACGACGCGAAGAAAACTCTCGACGACTAG
- a CDS encoding right-handed parallel beta-helix repeat-containing protein — protein MEDDHQRDQSTSTAGKTTRRSYVRLLGAVGLGGALTGVAATGSQSGVAAAQSNGNGTGSAGGIRVSDSGTMVGDDVAQLDFGASFSATESGSDTVTVGSETNPNIVNVREDLGVEPEGDDLWAAIEDHYTSFEPTDRNHCYEIPAGTWHVETDNIHFDAHEFLGIVGAPFAVLEVADQDVDRLMTVGSLDASLPHAQRTVMRDLQVDIRGDYDAGIARWFTYRYGHMENISMRGKRDKFNPQYGGDRHTILVDGVRPSTTNVISGCHLNNGDTKYDRSTHVGHAIPFSSDVYNHGTNYWEGCQVSGYIDNGIYVSGDDGRNIVTGCHVRNCAGASIRIGPNDHVQDCQITMTEHPGFPWSGLWLENGGGQLVSQLLVNNQIKKDTEIVRLTQDGPARLTDVHITDEGTDGRAIRVNDNDDAPTAFDGCTITDRSSPSTADYAVYVRSSNVSFDDCEFDIAPQSSTDRHGVFVTDGGDDLDRLTLENCTIDADGASLRFAESGADHTVESSFFEGLVMSDPETTLSSVLWTGNRHRGETAFRGERSQWQGDFNFGFDV, from the coding sequence ATGGAAGATGACCATCAGCGAGACCAATCGACTAGTACCGCTGGCAAGACGACGCGCCGTTCGTACGTTCGACTGCTCGGTGCGGTGGGGCTCGGCGGCGCGCTCACTGGGGTCGCCGCGACGGGTTCACAGAGCGGCGTCGCTGCGGCACAGAGCAACGGTAACGGTACCGGCTCCGCAGGCGGGATCCGCGTCAGCGATTCGGGGACGATGGTCGGCGACGACGTGGCACAGCTGGATTTCGGTGCGTCGTTCTCGGCGACCGAGTCGGGTTCGGACACTGTCACCGTAGGGAGCGAGACGAACCCGAACATCGTCAACGTCCGCGAGGATCTCGGCGTCGAACCCGAGGGGGACGATTTGTGGGCTGCGATCGAGGACCACTACACCTCGTTCGAACCGACGGACCGCAACCACTGCTACGAGATTCCCGCGGGAACGTGGCACGTCGAGACCGACAACATCCACTTCGACGCCCACGAATTCCTCGGCATCGTCGGCGCTCCCTTCGCCGTCCTCGAGGTCGCCGATCAGGACGTCGATCGGCTGATGACCGTCGGATCACTGGACGCGTCGCTTCCCCACGCACAGCGGACCGTCATGCGCGATCTCCAGGTCGACATTCGCGGCGACTACGACGCCGGCATCGCCCGCTGGTTCACCTACCGGTACGGGCACATGGAGAACATTTCGATGCGGGGAAAACGCGACAAGTTCAATCCCCAGTACGGCGGCGATCGGCACACGATTCTGGTCGACGGCGTCCGGCCCTCGACGACCAACGTTATCAGCGGCTGTCACCTCAACAACGGCGATACGAAGTACGACCGATCGACCCACGTCGGTCACGCGATCCCGTTCAGTTCGGACGTCTACAACCACGGCACGAACTACTGGGAAGGCTGTCAGGTATCCGGCTACATCGACAACGGAATCTACGTCTCGGGCGACGACGGCCGAAACATCGTCACCGGTTGTCACGTCCGGAACTGTGCCGGTGCCAGCATCCGAATCGGCCCGAACGACCACGTCCAGGACTGTCAGATCACGATGACCGAACATCCCGGATTCCCGTGGTCCGGCCTCTGGCTCGAGAACGGCGGCGGCCAACTGGTCTCCCAGCTCCTGGTGAACAACCAGATCAAGAAGGACACCGAGATCGTCCGCCTCACTCAGGACGGGCCGGCCCGGTTGACCGACGTTCACATCACCGACGAGGGAACCGATGGCCGGGCGATCCGCGTCAACGACAACGACGACGCGCCGACCGCGTTCGACGGCTGTACGATCACCGACCGCTCGAGCCCGTCCACGGCCGATTACGCGGTCTACGTCCGGTCGTCGAACGTCTCCTTCGACGACTGCGAGTTCGATATCGCGCCGCAGTCGTCGACGGATCGACACGGCGTCTTCGTCACCGACGGCGGCGACGACCTCGACCGACTCACGCTCGAGAACTGCACCATCGACGCCGACGGCGCGAGCCTTCGGTTCGCCGAGAGCGGGGCGGACCACACCGTCGAGAGTTCGTTCTTCGAGGGACTCGTCATGAGCGACCCCGAGACGACCCTCTCGTCGGTGCTGTGGACGGGCAACCGCCACCGCGGCGAGACTGCCTTCCGCGGCGAGCGCTCGCAGTGGCAGGGTGACTTCAACTTCGGATTCGACGTCTGA
- a CDS encoding Mut7-C RNAse domain-containing protein has product MQLLLDVMCGGLVAYLRICNYDTADAGDRGLEADDDLLAVARDEGRTVVTRDVELAGRADEAILLESREVDAQLAELDAAGLDLSPAAEPAFCGRCNGPLADVDPATTTPAYAPDPSGVEMWVCRDCGQYFWRGSHWDRVVATLSEI; this is encoded by the coding sequence ATGCAACTACTCCTCGATGTCATGTGCGGCGGGCTCGTCGCCTACCTGCGAATATGCAACTACGATACCGCCGACGCCGGCGACCGCGGGCTCGAGGCCGACGACGACCTGCTCGCCGTCGCCCGGGACGAGGGCCGAACGGTCGTCACTCGAGACGTCGAACTCGCGGGTCGTGCCGACGAGGCGATCCTGCTCGAGTCCCGCGAGGTCGATGCCCAACTCGCTGAACTAGACGCTGCGGGGCTCGACCTCTCGCCGGCCGCCGAACCCGCGTTCTGCGGCCGCTGTAACGGCCCGCTCGCGGACGTCGATCCGGCGACCACGACGCCGGCGTACGCCCCGGACCCCTCGGGAGTCGAGATGTGGGTCTGTCGCGACTGCGGACAGTATTTCTGGCGCGGCAGTCACTGGGATCGAGTCGTAGCGACGCTCTCGGAAATCTGA
- a CDS encoding PHP domain-containing protein, which yields MTFRIDCHVKVLSDRVVERAKQIGLDAVVYAPHFTRLPEIRERAAAYSSEDLLVIPAREVFTGSWRNRKHVLAIGLEEPVPDFIPLEAAMAEFERQDATVLVPHPGFANVSLGEGDIRTHAETIDAIEIFNPRHLPPDNRRARKLADELSMPPFTSSYAHLPRSVGVAHTEFDAAIESENDLVTALEDGIARRVVYDNGFDRWATTAAELGHLVYENTWKKIDRLFLSGTEPTHPQHIAYDGRFDDVAVY from the coding sequence GTGACGTTCCGAATCGACTGTCACGTGAAGGTGCTCTCCGATCGCGTCGTCGAGCGGGCCAAGCAGATCGGCCTCGACGCGGTCGTCTATGCACCCCACTTCACCCGCCTCCCGGAGATCCGCGAACGGGCGGCGGCGTACTCCAGCGAGGACCTTCTGGTGATCCCCGCCCGTGAGGTGTTTACCGGGTCGTGGCGGAACCGAAAACACGTCCTCGCGATCGGCCTCGAGGAGCCCGTCCCGGACTTCATCCCGCTCGAGGCGGCGATGGCCGAATTCGAGCGACAGGACGCGACGGTGCTCGTCCCCCATCCGGGCTTTGCGAACGTGAGTCTCGGCGAGGGAGACATTCGGACGCACGCGGAGACGATCGACGCGATCGAGATTTTCAACCCGCGTCACCTCCCGCCGGACAATCGCCGCGCGCGGAAACTGGCCGACGAGCTCTCGATGCCGCCGTTTACCTCCTCGTACGCCCATCTCCCCCGATCCGTCGGCGTGGCCCACACCGAATTCGACGCGGCCATCGAGAGCGAGAACGATCTCGTGACCGCACTCGAGGACGGCATCGCTCGCCGCGTCGTCTACGACAACGGCTTCGATCGGTGGGCGACGACAGCGGCGGAACTGGGCCATCTCGTCTACGAGAATACGTGGAAGAAGATCGACCGACTGTTCCTCTCGGGGACGGAGCCGACCCATCCACAGCACATCGCCTACGACGGCCGGTTCGACGACGTTGCCGTCTATTAG